A region of Actinomycetota bacterium DNA encodes the following proteins:
- the rsmH gene encoding 16S rRNA (cytosine(1402)-N(4))-methyltransferase RsmH has translation MSDRRHVPVMVDEVVRFLGDRGTVLDLTLGLGGHAEALLEAGVGSVVGVDRDPAAIAAATERLTPFGERFRAVRGRFSQADPGAQVDGVLMDLGVSSMQLDDADRGFGFRTDGPLDMRMGGEGEEGTRSALELVNELSESELADLIYLYGEERRARRVASAIVRARSRSPIETTDELARVVAGALGKRPGGPHPARRTFQALRIAVNRELEELAASLPQAVGFLAPGGRIVAIAYHSLEDREIKHFFRDSEQLRVLTKKPLRPTESETVANPRARAAKLRAAQREAA, from the coding sequence ATGTCGGACCGACGTCACGTTCCGGTGATGGTCGACGAGGTGGTGCGGTTCCTTGGGGACCGCGGCACCGTGCTCGATCTGACGCTCGGGCTCGGCGGTCACGCTGAGGCGCTCCTCGAGGCGGGGGTCGGTTCCGTCGTCGGCGTCGACCGAGATCCCGCCGCGATCGCGGCGGCGACCGAACGGCTCACGCCGTTCGGGGAGCGGTTCCGTGCGGTCCGGGGGCGCTTCTCGCAGGCCGATCCGGGAGCGCAGGTCGACGGCGTTCTGATGGACCTCGGCGTCTCGTCGATGCAGCTGGACGATGCCGATCGAGGGTTCGGGTTCCGAACGGACGGACCGCTCGACATGCGGATGGGCGGCGAGGGCGAGGAAGGGACGCGATCCGCGCTCGAGCTCGTGAACGAGCTGTCCGAGAGCGAGCTCGCCGACCTGATCTACCTGTACGGAGAGGAACGACGCGCGCGTCGCGTCGCGTCGGCGATCGTGCGGGCGCGCTCCCGCAGCCCGATCGAGACGACCGATGAGCTCGCGCGCGTGGTCGCGGGTGCGCTGGGGAAGCGTCCGGGGGGCCCCCACCCCGCACGCAGGACCTTCCAAGCGCTCCGCATCGCGGTCAACCGGGAGCTCGAGGAGCTCGCCGCCTCCCTGCCTCAGGCGGTCGGGTTCCTCGCTCCCGGTGGCCGCATCGTAGCGATCGCCTACCACTCTCTGGAGGATCGCGAGATCAAACACTTCTTCCGCGACAGCGAGCAGCTCCGCGTGCTGACGAAGAAGCCCCTGCGTCCGACCGAGTCCGAGACCGTCGCGAACCCTCGGGCACGCGCCGCCAAGCTGCGTGCCGCCCAGCGGGAGGCCGCGTGA
- a CDS encoding MerR family transcriptional regulator, with protein MSTEGFTAHQACKFTGCSPRQLRYWDQIGLVEPSVQATGGRPGVARLYSFRDLVALKVVRSLLDGGMSLQRVRRAWTYLNKTAGLEEHLSEVKLVTDGVSVFKVCRRDGEVLDALREGQLAFFVAIDEIVTGVEADVAQFRDDRSRFIRALRDAAADVYATP; from the coding sequence TTGTCGACGGAAGGATTCACCGCGCACCAGGCGTGCAAGTTCACCGGGTGCTCGCCCCGGCAACTTCGGTACTGGGATCAGATCGGACTCGTGGAACCGTCGGTCCAGGCCACTGGTGGTCGGCCGGGCGTCGCGCGGTTGTATTCGTTCCGCGATCTGGTCGCTCTCAAGGTCGTCCGGTCATTGTTGGATGGCGGGATGTCGTTGCAGCGCGTGCGAAGGGCGTGGACCTACCTCAACAAGACCGCGGGTCTCGAGGAGCATCTGTCCGAGGTCAAGCTCGTGACCGACGGTGTGAGCGTGTTCAAGGTGTGCCGTCGTGACGGCGAGGTGCTCGACGCCTTGCGGGAGGGCCAACTCGCCTTCTTCGTCGCGATCGACGAGATCGTGACCGGGGTCGAGGCCGACGTGGCACAGTTCCGCGACGACCGGAGCCGGTTCATCCGGGCCCTCCGCGACGCGGCCGCGGACGTCTACGCCACGCCCTGA
- the dinB gene encoding DNA polymerase IV has product MSADDSVPGGSAPDANTPAGTRPSEPILHVDLDAFYAGVEVLKDPSLVGKPVVVGGVGNRGVVASASYEARAFGVRSAMPMVRARRLCPDAVVLPSDFTAYRAHSNRFREVLLGFTPAVEPLSLDEAFLDVGGATRLFGSPSEIGRAIRAEVAREVGVTCSVGVAPTKFVAKLASDERKPDGMHLVPVGGVRAYLEPLPAERLWGVGAKTLEQLHRIGVRTIGEIAATPRTILARLLGDAQASHLTELSHGRDDRDVVPYEAPKSVSHEETFERDLDAEQDILREALHLAGRVGHRLRTEGFRARTVTLKVRLATFQTLSRSRTLPDATDIAADLYRVACELYRALPGQRRRVRLLGVAATGLESAGAEQLALLHGDRWGDVERALDRIESRFGTGSAMPAALLDRGRDLR; this is encoded by the coding sequence ATGTCCGCAGACGACTCGGTCCCCGGCGGTTCGGCCCCGGACGCGAACACCCCCGCGGGCACGCGACCTTCCGAGCCGATCCTGCACGTGGATCTCGACGCGTTCTACGCGGGGGTGGAGGTGTTGAAGGATCCGTCGCTCGTCGGCAAACCCGTGGTCGTGGGCGGCGTCGGGAACCGCGGGGTCGTTGCCTCCGCCTCGTACGAAGCTCGCGCGTTCGGGGTACGTTCGGCGATGCCGATGGTCCGTGCGCGGCGGCTGTGTCCCGATGCGGTCGTGCTGCCGAGCGACTTCACCGCGTATCGCGCGCATTCGAACCGGTTCCGCGAGGTGCTCCTCGGCTTCACCCCGGCGGTGGAGCCGCTCTCGCTGGACGAAGCGTTCCTCGATGTGGGCGGGGCGACGCGCCTGTTCGGGTCGCCCTCGGAGATCGGGCGAGCGATCCGTGCCGAGGTCGCTCGGGAGGTGGGGGTGACCTGCTCGGTGGGGGTCGCGCCGACGAAGTTCGTCGCGAAGCTCGCTTCGGACGAGCGCAAGCCCGACGGCATGCACCTCGTTCCCGTCGGTGGGGTGCGCGCCTACCTGGAACCGCTGCCCGCCGAGCGTCTCTGGGGAGTGGGCGCCAAGACCCTGGAGCAACTGCACCGGATCGGGGTGCGCACGATCGGCGAGATCGCCGCGACCCCTCGGACGATCCTCGCTCGCCTGCTCGGCGACGCGCAGGCGTCCCACCTGACCGAGCTGTCGCACGGCCGGGACGATCGGGACGTCGTGCCTTACGAGGCGCCGAAGTCGGTGAGCCACGAGGAGACCTTCGAGCGCGACCTCGACGCCGAGCAGGATATCCTCCGCGAAGCGCTCCACCTGGCCGGTCGGGTCGGTCACCGGTTGCGTACCGAGGGCTTCCGGGCGCGGACCGTCACCTTGAAGGTGCGCCTCGCGACGTTCCAGACCCTGAGCCGGTCACGCACGCTTCCGGACGCAACTGATATCGCGGCCGACCTGTACCGGGTTGCGTGCGAGCTGTATCGGGCTCTACCCGGGCAGCGACGCCGGGTGCGCCTGCTCGGGGTTGCCGCGACGGGGCTCGAGTCCGCGGGAGCCGAGCAGCTCGCCCTGCTCCACGGCGACCGGTGGGGGGATGTCGAGCGCGCGCTCGATCGGATCGAGTCGCGATTCGGCACCGGGAGCGCGATGCCGGCTGCGTTGCTCGATCGCGGCCGCGACCTGCGCTGA
- a CDS encoding MFS transporter: MGGRDERRAPGPDPGEEPRRLDERGLVEEGLLDPSILHGPALPPHVLTIRPFLWIVVGWTVAHTAFWAYFGTLFADAAFGYDASAAQMALLLGTFSLPFVVVTPLLGMLVDRWSPKWLLLIGFAVLAAAIPVAALATSLVWLGASIAVVGIAAAAIDPARSSLTGLLVPKDQLVQANGMMSASTHSALLVGTIGSGLLLGATGNADVVYTVAAIVAVAGLPFFLLIPDLRQSGERPAMSFRDLGQGVVTSWRHPELRLLLFLALLGYVIMNLLFSLEPILIRDVIGGGQEGVQFLWAANGFGAMVGALLVSRIREGVGLELLLIAGGFVLAGLGMMVYAGLAIYAVAVVATMLIGAGFSLFFSAALALVQRAAGEEEMGRVTAVLGVLSEGTGLLSSIVLAGVGTFVAVQPVLVGSGIVLALGGLGGLRRLRRLQAAGLAEPAPPGAPIAGIGAGRRRREP, from the coding sequence ATGGGGGGTCGCGACGAACGCCGCGCTCCCGGACCCGACCCGGGAGAGGAGCCCCGGCGCCTCGACGAGAGGGGTCTCGTCGAGGAGGGACTGCTCGATCCGTCGATCCTGCACGGCCCGGCTCTGCCGCCGCACGTGCTCACGATCCGCCCGTTCCTGTGGATCGTGGTCGGATGGACGGTCGCCCACACCGCGTTCTGGGCCTACTTCGGCACGCTGTTCGCCGACGCTGCGTTCGGCTACGACGCGTCGGCCGCGCAGATGGCGCTGCTTCTCGGCACGTTCTCGCTGCCGTTCGTCGTGGTCACCCCGTTGCTCGGGATGCTCGTCGACCGGTGGAGCCCGAAGTGGCTGCTGCTGATCGGTTTCGCCGTACTCGCTGCCGCGATCCCGGTCGCGGCGCTCGCGACCTCGCTCGTCTGGCTCGGAGCCTCGATCGCGGTCGTCGGGATCGCGGCAGCGGCGATCGACCCCGCTCGCTCGTCCCTCACCGGCCTCCTGGTGCCGAAGGACCAGCTCGTCCAGGCGAACGGGATGATGTCGGCGTCGACGCATTCGGCGTTGCTCGTCGGGACGATCGGCAGCGGGCTCCTGCTGGGTGCGACCGGCAACGCCGACGTCGTCTACACGGTGGCTGCGATCGTCGCGGTGGCCGGACTGCCGTTCTTCTTGCTGATCCCCGACCTTCGGCAGTCGGGGGAGCGGCCGGCGATGAGCTTTCGCGACCTCGGCCAGGGCGTGGTCACGTCGTGGCGCCACCCCGAGCTCCGGCTGCTGCTGTTCCTGGCGCTGCTCGGCTACGTGATCATGAATCTGCTGTTCTCGCTCGAACCGATCCTGATCCGAGACGTGATCGGGGGTGGACAAGAGGGCGTGCAGTTCCTCTGGGCCGCGAACGGGTTCGGGGCGATGGTCGGCGCTCTGCTCGTGTCGCGGATCCGCGAGGGTGTCGGGCTCGAGCTGTTGCTGATCGCGGGCGGGTTCGTCCTGGCCGGGCTCGGGATGATGGTGTACGCGGGCCTGGCGATCTACGCGGTCGCGGTCGTGGCCACGATGCTGATCGGCGCCGGATTCTCGCTGTTCTTCTCGGCGGCGCTGGCCCTGGTGCAGCGAGCGGCCGGTGAGGAGGAGATGGGTCGGGTGACGGCGGTGCTCGGCGTGCTCTCGGAGGGGACGGGATTGCTGTCCTCGATCGTTCTCGCCGGTGTCGGCACGTTCGTCGCGGTGCAGCCGGTCCTGGTGGGCTCGGGGATCGTCCTGGCGCTCGGTGGGCTCGGGGGTCTCCGACGGCTCCGGCGTCTGCAGGCGGCGGGGCTCGCCGAACCCGCGCCACCGGGTGCTCCGATCGCCGGGATCGGCGCCGGACGCCGCCGCCGGGAGCCCTGA
- the mraZ gene encoding division/cell wall cluster transcriptional repressor MraZ, with amino-acid sequence MAELLGTHSYNLDPKGRISLPARFREAFGDGAFLTLGQDGCLFCFPRVEWEQRADEVRSAPLSDTEGRAYARMFFGNAEAVELDSQGRLVVPNRLRQQVGIAKEVVVVGVMDRMEIWDRGAHERYTEAFGGSYQAGTLYPSRS; translated from the coding sequence GTGGCCGAGCTCCTCGGCACGCATAGCTACAACCTCGACCCGAAGGGGCGGATCTCACTGCCCGCGCGGTTCAGGGAGGCGTTCGGGGATGGTGCCTTCTTGACGCTCGGACAGGACGGCTGCCTCTTCTGCTTCCCCAGGGTCGAGTGGGAACAGCGTGCCGACGAGGTGCGCTCCGCCCCTCTCTCCGACACCGAGGGCCGGGCCTATGCCCGGATGTTCTTCGGGAACGCCGAGGCCGTGGAGCTCGATTCCCAGGGCCGACTCGTCGTGCCGAACCGCCTGCGACAGCAGGTCGGCATCGCGAAGGAGGTCGTGGTGGTCGGCGTCATGGATCGGATGGAGATCTGGGATCGGGGGGCCCACGAGCGCTACACAGAAGCGTTCGGTGGTTCCTACCAGGCGGGAACGCTGTACCCGTCTCGGTCCTGA
- a CDS encoding DUF3488 and transglutaminase-like domain-containing protein, with translation MDDERHTPLGGRLLAVVALATITGATALAFSRVFTQGAALKLVFAAWLAIAVGVLLERRGLWLATVAAGGILILSIAWFVFPDTLWFGLPTSETFGRAGKALAQVGPQARRQVSPTAPIAPLLLASITAVSAAAFSAHALAVRAASPALALAPSVALIAFADAALRGEGTLPFAALFLGGAVLLLLADGVRRIREWGPVHTRGTPDPHDADPQDTIDAGPRARSAGALARRAGGAAALTLAIAVLAPGLLPGYGGEGLIAVRSSASGDPNLDPLVSIGDSLNRETPVKLFRVESDEPTYWRLLSLDTFDGTTWRADDLQAFDGMDLQSGSALPVNPPAGATPSRQSFTVIDDLGFTWVPAAYPTTSLDLGGTSFKFDPDLGTIVAPEPLAGGTEYTAASLLPAPSPEELKLEPGADPGLEQRYVALPSDVPTVVENTAAAWTQGLSTDYERAFEIQERLRSPTSGFRYDDGYETPDGRDPLVDFLSQSKRGFCQQFAGTMAVMLRSIGIPARVAVGFTTGVAIGVGRYEVSTDNAHAWVEVFFPNYGWLAFEPTPSRDNLAAASYLAPTTLTPCTGRNCETGPRRGDRGTRSGAGGTGDRARPRADRIANDAPLPPAPLPEPSWRRYVAPTLGLVALFLAIGLALVPPAKALRRQVRLARARTKDPRELVLATYDVFAARAGDLGLRRQPNETFEEFGARVRLAAAPTGGPRRANASDDLGLRSLTTLAERAAFGAGPVQPQEARHARRSARSALHDLRKRRGRLRHLGSVWRRGL, from the coding sequence ATGGACGACGAACGACACACCCCGCTCGGCGGGCGTCTCCTCGCGGTAGTCGCTCTGGCGACGATCACGGGTGCGACCGCGCTCGCGTTCTCCCGTGTGTTCACGCAGGGCGCCGCGCTCAAGCTCGTTTTCGCCGCCTGGCTCGCGATCGCGGTCGGGGTGCTCCTCGAGCGGCGAGGGCTCTGGCTCGCCACGGTGGCGGCCGGCGGCATCCTCATCCTGTCGATCGCCTGGTTCGTGTTCCCCGACACGCTGTGGTTCGGGCTGCCCACGAGCGAGACTTTCGGACGCGCGGGCAAGGCGCTCGCTCAGGTGGGTCCCCAGGCGCGTCGGCAGGTCTCCCCGACCGCGCCGATCGCGCCGCTGCTGCTGGCCTCGATCACCGCGGTCTCCGCGGCCGCGTTCTCCGCGCACGCGCTCGCCGTCCGGGCGGCGAGCCCTGCGCTCGCGCTGGCTCCTTCGGTCGCGCTGATCGCCTTCGCAGATGCCGCGCTCCGGGGCGAGGGGACACTGCCGTTCGCCGCGTTGTTCCTGGGGGGGGCGGTGCTGCTGCTGTTGGCCGACGGCGTCCGCCGGATCCGGGAATGGGGGCCGGTCCACACGCGCGGGACACCGGACCCCCACGACGCAGACCCGCAGGACACGATCGATGCGGGTCCCCGAGCGCGGAGCGCGGGGGCGCTCGCTCGGCGCGCGGGCGGAGCGGCCGCGCTGACGCTGGCAATCGCCGTCCTCGCGCCGGGACTGCTCCCCGGGTACGGAGGGGAAGGTCTGATCGCCGTCCGCAGCTCCGCGTCGGGCGATCCGAACCTCGACCCGCTCGTGTCGATCGGCGACAGCCTCAACCGGGAGACGCCCGTGAAACTGTTCCGGGTCGAATCGGACGAACCCACCTACTGGCGCCTGCTCTCACTGGACACCTTCGACGGAACCACCTGGCGAGCGGACGATCTCCAGGCCTTCGACGGGATGGACCTGCAGTCGGGCTCGGCGCTGCCCGTCAACCCCCCGGCCGGTGCGACGCCGTCGCGTCAATCCTTCACCGTGATCGACGATCTCGGATTCACGTGGGTACCGGCCGCCTACCCCACGACCTCCCTGGACCTGGGGGGAACCTCGTTCAAGTTCGACCCCGACCTCGGCACGATCGTCGCGCCTGAGCCGCTCGCGGGCGGCACCGAGTACACGGCCGCATCCCTTCTGCCCGCGCCCTCTCCCGAGGAGCTGAAGTTGGAGCCGGGGGCCGATCCTGGCTTGGAGCAGCGTTACGTGGCGCTTCCCTCGGACGTCCCCACGGTGGTGGAGAACACCGCGGCGGCCTGGACCCAGGGCCTGTCCACCGACTACGAGCGAGCGTTCGAGATCCAGGAACGACTCCGGAGCCCCACGAGCGGCTTCCGCTACGACGACGGGTACGAAACGCCCGACGGCCGGGACCCGCTCGTGGACTTCCTCAGCCAGAGCAAGCGGGGGTTCTGCCAGCAGTTCGCCGGAACGATGGCGGTGATGCTACGAAGCATCGGGATCCCCGCACGCGTCGCCGTCGGGTTCACGACGGGCGTGGCGATCGGGGTGGGTCGCTACGAGGTCAGCACCGATAACGCGCACGCCTGGGTCGAGGTCTTCTTCCCCAACTACGGGTGGCTCGCGTTCGAGCCGACGCCGAGCCGCGACAATCTCGCGGCGGCCAGCTACCTGGCGCCGACGACCCTCACCCCGTGCACCGGGCGCAACTGCGAGACGGGGCCCCGCCGGGGCGACCGCGGCACGCGCAGCGGAGCCGGCGGCACGGGCGACCGGGCGAGACCGCGCGCCGACCGGATCGCCAACGACGCCCCTCTGCCACCCGCGCCCCTTCCCGAGCCCAGCTGGCGACGGTACGTGGCGCCCACGCTCGGCCTCGTGGCCCTGTTCCTCGCGATCGGGCTGGCCCTGGTTCCCCCGGCCAAGGCGCTCCGCCGACAGGTCCGGCTCGCCCGCGCGAGGACGAAGGATCCGCGCGAGCTCGTCCTGGCCACCTACGACGTCTTCGCGGCGCGGGCAGGAGATCTCGGTCTGCGGCGGCAGCCGAACGAGACCTTCGAGGAGTTCGGTGCGCGCGTCCGGCTCGCGGCGGCACCGACGGGAGGCCCGCGCCGCGCAAACGCCTCCGACGACCTCGGACTGCGCAGCCTCACGACGCTCGCCGAACGGGCTGCGTTCGGCGCGGGTCCCGTCCAACCGCAGGAGGCTCGTCACGCTCGGCGGAGCGCCCGGAGCGCCCTCCACGACCTGCGGAAACGTCGGGGTCGCCTGCGTCACCTGGGATCGGTGTGGAGGCGCGGCCTCTGA
- a CDS encoding DUF58 domain-containing protein, which produces MPSSRGLLVGACGIGLWVLAVLLGSPSVHVIAIGVLALPIITALLGRGTRHRLQVRRHLTEVRVQPGRRVGVEIDVTNDSAVSSSLVLLEDRMPSALGPSARLVLPGVHAHSRQRVRYSIAATARGRFRIGPITADLSDPFALTRRRLEVDDLDELVVMPEVEDLTGRAGAAFGHGAGSSRTRSLLRTGDEFFTMRQYQTGDDLRRIHWRSTARTGELMIRQDESTRRGQAVLLLDTRQATVGRSRDASFERCVSSAASVGVLLCRTGFGVRLATVALAPRLVNEEALLDALADVGDDPTRSPQSALTRVRAAAASDSTLVIVTAPPVPGELPSLLRTGAGFGPKLAVLVHPVEPASLPADRRTQLETRASQAHTALTRSGWDTVVLTPTMRLQDVWTTNDTPRSAGVSSR; this is translated from the coding sequence ATGCCGTCGAGCCGCGGACTCCTCGTCGGCGCCTGCGGCATCGGCCTCTGGGTGCTCGCGGTCCTCCTCGGATCACCCTCGGTGCACGTGATCGCGATCGGTGTCCTCGCCCTTCCGATCATCACCGCGCTCCTCGGTCGCGGTACCCGGCACCGGTTGCAGGTCCGCCGCCACCTGACCGAGGTCCGCGTGCAGCCCGGCCGGCGCGTCGGCGTGGAGATCGACGTGACGAACGATTCCGCGGTCTCGAGCTCACTCGTCCTGCTGGAGGACCGGATGCCTTCGGCACTCGGGCCGAGCGCACGGCTCGTGCTCCCCGGCGTGCACGCGCACTCGCGACAGCGGGTTCGGTACTCGATCGCCGCCACCGCCCGCGGACGGTTCCGGATCGGACCGATCACGGCCGATCTCTCCGACCCGTTCGCCCTCACCCGCCGACGCCTCGAGGTCGACGATCTCGACGAGCTCGTCGTCATGCCCGAGGTGGAGGACCTCACAGGGCGCGCCGGAGCCGCCTTCGGCCACGGCGCGGGGTCCTCGCGCACCCGCAGCTTGCTGCGGACGGGGGACGAGTTCTTCACGATGCGTCAATACCAGACGGGCGACGACCTGCGCCGGATCCACTGGCGCAGTACGGCGCGTACCGGTGAGTTGATGATCCGTCAGGACGAGTCGACGCGGCGGGGTCAGGCCGTGCTGCTGCTCGACACGCGGCAGGCGACCGTGGGACGCAGTCGCGATGCATCCTTCGAGCGCTGCGTGAGCAGCGCCGCGTCGGTCGGCGTGCTCCTGTGCCGGACCGGTTTCGGCGTCCGGCTCGCCACGGTTGCGCTCGCTCCCAGGCTCGTCAACGAGGAGGCGCTCCTCGACGCACTCGCCGACGTCGGGGACGACCCCACGCGATCTCCGCAGTCGGCATTGACACGGGTGCGTGCGGCGGCGGCCTCCGACTCCACGCTCGTGATCGTTACCGCTCCCCCGGTGCCCGGGGAACTTCCCTCACTGCTCCGCACCGGGGCCGGCTTCGGCCCGAAGCTCGCGGTGCTCGTTCACCCGGTCGAGCCCGCATCGCTGCCTGCCGATCGACGGACCCAGCTCGAGACACGTGCATCGCAGGCGCACACGGCACTGACACGCTCCGGCTGGGACACGGTGGTGCTCACTCCGACCATGAGGTTGCAGGACGTATGGACGACGAACGACACACCCCGCTCGGCGGGCGTCTCCTCGCGGTAG
- a CDS encoding DUF3040 domain-containing protein, producing the protein MPLSDHEQRILEEIERRLVEDDPRLAEQVSTTSLYTHLSRRIRWVSLAFLAGFVLLLCFALSLELAVAGFAIMLVSALLAYRYLRQMGHDQLRALQEGDRFSFASFLARMSGRFRDGRRSPED; encoded by the coding sequence ATGCCACTCTCCGACCACGAACAGCGCATCCTCGAGGAGATCGAACGGCGCCTCGTCGAAGACGATCCCCGTCTGGCGGAACAGGTCTCGACGACCTCGCTCTATACCCACCTCTCGCGCCGGATCCGGTGGGTCTCGCTCGCGTTCCTCGCGGGGTTCGTGCTGCTGTTGTGTTTCGCGCTGTCGCTGGAGCTCGCGGTGGCGGGCTTCGCGATCATGCTGGTGTCGGCGCTGCTCGCGTACCGCTATCTCCGTCAGATGGGACACGACCAGCTGCGAGCGCTGCAGGAGGGTGACCGCTTCTCGTTCGCGTCGTTCCTCGCGCGGATGTCCGGCCGGTTCCGCGACGGCCGCCGTTCGCCCGAGGACTAG
- a CDS encoding HNH endonuclease gives MVTAQRAVVLVLKDKAEAVAQNGAIFRSERYAIEAPSVVRLRYFVRVPFRPRAPLTRRAVFARDGHSCQYCGAPAENLDHVVPRSKGGPHSWENVVASCRRCNSKKENRMPEDIGYRLRRQPFVPSDGFRLSLGRVEPEWEAYLI, from the coding sequence GTGGTCACAGCGCAGAGGGCGGTTGTGCTCGTCCTCAAGGACAAGGCCGAGGCGGTCGCACAGAACGGAGCGATCTTCCGGTCGGAGCGCTACGCGATCGAGGCCCCCTCCGTGGTGCGTCTCCGGTACTTCGTGAGGGTTCCCTTCCGCCCCCGCGCCCCGCTGACGCGCCGAGCTGTGTTCGCTCGCGACGGACACTCGTGCCAGTACTGCGGGGCGCCGGCCGAGAACCTCGATCACGTCGTCCCGCGTTCCAAGGGTGGACCCCATAGCTGGGAGAACGTGGTGGCCAGCTGTCGGCGCTGCAACTCCAAGAAGGAGAACCGGATGCCCGAGGACATCGGGTACCGGCTGCGCCGCCAGCCGTTCGTTCCCTCGGATGGGTTCCGTCTGTCGCTCGGGCGTGTCGAACCCGAGTGGGAGGCCTACCTGATCTAG
- a CDS encoding MoxR family ATPase: MQADNDPREWQAFSERFQQIEANVERVVQGKHREIRLALVCLMAEGHLLIEDVPGVGKTMLAKAIARSVDCSFRRIQFTPDLLPTDVTGVNVFNQERADFEFRPGAIFANIVLADEINRASPKTQSALLESMEERQVTVDAETYELGTPFMVIATQNPIEHEGTYPLPEAQLDRFMLRLAIGYPAPEVEADILASHGATHGTGSMLQEISPVADARGVAEMVGLAGAVHVAPSVRRYIVDLVEATRQHQDLYLGASPRASIHVLRASRALAAAQARDYVVPDDVKELAVPVLAHRLIVGADAVMGGRSAAAILTGLLADVPVPVTGR, encoded by the coding sequence GTGCAAGCGGACAACGATCCTCGAGAGTGGCAAGCGTTCTCCGAGCGTTTCCAGCAGATCGAAGCCAACGTAGAACGCGTCGTCCAGGGCAAGCATCGGGAGATCCGTCTCGCGCTCGTGTGTCTGATGGCCGAAGGACACCTGTTGATCGAGGACGTTCCGGGTGTCGGCAAGACGATGCTCGCCAAGGCGATCGCCCGATCGGTCGACTGCAGCTTCCGCAGGATCCAGTTCACGCCCGACCTGTTGCCCACCGATGTCACCGGCGTGAACGTGTTCAATCAGGAACGAGCCGATTTCGAGTTCCGGCCGGGTGCGATCTTCGCGAACATCGTGCTCGCCGACGAGATCAACCGCGCGAGCCCGAAGACCCAGTCCGCGCTGCTGGAGTCGATGGAAGAGCGCCAGGTGACCGTCGATGCCGAGACCTACGAACTCGGTACGCCGTTCATGGTGATCGCGACTCAGAACCCGATCGAGCACGAGGGCACCTATCCCCTGCCCGAGGCGCAGCTCGATCGGTTCATGCTGCGGCTCGCGATCGGCTATCCCGCGCCCGAGGTCGAGGCCGACATCCTCGCCTCGCATGGAGCCACACACGGAACGGGTTCCATGCTCCAGGAGATCTCTCCCGTCGCTGATGCACGCGGCGTCGCCGAGATGGTGGGGCTCGCCGGTGCCGTGCACGTCGCTCCGTCGGTGCGCCGGTACATCGTCGACCTCGTGGAGGCGACCCGCCAGCACCAGGACCTGTACCTCGGCGCGAGCCCGCGCGCATCGATCCACGTGCTCCGTGCGTCGCGCGCCCTCGCTGCGGCTCAGGCCCGCGACTACGTCGTTCCCGACGACGTGAAGGAGCTGGCCGTCCCGGTACTCGCCCACCGGTTGATCGTCGGCGCCGACGCCGTGATGGGTGGACGTTCGGCCGCGGCGATCCTCACGGGGCTGCTCGCAGACGTGCCCGTACCCGTGACCGGGCGCTGA